Within Limanda limanda chromosome 17, fLimLim1.1, whole genome shotgun sequence, the genomic segment ACAGCACTACAAAATGGTGAGATAACTATATAGTTAGTAATGAGTAATTTTGGACACATGCAGCACCAGCTTCAAAGCTGAATGAACTCAGCCACAGAGCTGGTAAGTACAACCTCATGGTACCACCATGATACCAGGTAGTCACTTCTCATTAAGAAATAGTCCAGCACACAACCTCCCCATAAAAACCACATGGCATCATTATGACACAAGATTAAATTTCGTCACGGCCAAGTTTTATTGGTGCTGTTTGGTGGATTTCTTTATCTTTAGGTAGAGCTCAGCTAAGATTATCCAGTCTAAGTAACGCAGCTATaagtttgaaaaataataaataatccgtACTGTCAGATGTTGGTAAGATGGCCTTAAAATGTGTCTGAAATGCATCCTGTGTGACAATCTGCTCCCTTACCGTAGTTACCTTTATACTTTTTCTGTTGGAATTCAAAGCTGCATTTAACTGCTTCTGTCTGCTGTTTGCCGCTGAGCAGGTAGTGACAGAGGTTTTCTTTCAGTAAAAACAGCTGCCTGCTGGAAACCAGCTTCATCAGAGAAAACAATTCTGGTAGGGCGGTATTTATAGGGCCAATGAAAACTTAGAGTTTAAGAGGTTAAGTAGCTCAGTAGATGACAGTAGAGGAATGAGTTGGTCTCTGTGACCCACACTTTTTACACAATCACCGTATTTCAGCAAGAGAAATCCATGCCACGCTAAATGTCACTTGCTTTGATTTGTCAGAGACAAAGTTTAAGTAAGGAAATCAGGTAAAATTATCATCTTTAGGTAAAATGTGAATTTGTTGTGGGTCTTGTATTTCCCAccaaatgtttctttaaaaaagctGGTATTTAGCTGTAAAGTACCAGGACAATTCCAAGAAAGGACTAAGAGCTTTGGTATCAATTATAAGGGAAATAGACAGTGTTACACTTTTAAGTACCAGTCTTGTCATATTTGAGTTCTTAATAAAAATAGAGCCTTATGTAAAAGTTAAGAGACATTTTAAGGAATATATCTCTATCTTTCCTGTGTGTACTTTGGCTATCCTACAGGTACTATTTTGACAACttaactcaagtaaaagtattaAAGTACAGGCTCCGAAATGTATTCaaagtgtatatatattctttaaTGTACTAAGAAGTTATGcattgatttgtgaatataagCTATACAACATTATGAGCATGTAACTTGCTATTCGTATTTCTTAAGCTGAAAGCCGGTGTCCCCACTGTAAtggcgacctgaagacatctgtcCATCACAGTGCAAAGGTCCCCAACAGATACTCAGTAGGTATCAACACCTCTCTGAAGATGAGGTTCATATGTGTTCATTTCTATATAACAGGAAGACTTTTCTTAGGAAAGAACTGGTctatacaaacaaaacacatttgagtATTAATACATTCAACACATTTGTCTTCCAGTCGTTGCAGTATGCCCAGCagtggtgaggaagaggaggaatgcTGCTGTTGTCTGATCATCGGACTGAAAAGAAGCTCAGTATAAGCTTTTGTTTAATGTCCTGACACTATAAGAAATAAACCTGTGTCGACTCCACACAAACTAATGtgtctttctgtcattttatgcGAAGCTAGGGGGCTTAGTGGAGACAGTGGTCACTCTTTGGACTAAACAACAGACAAGTAGCTTTTAACTGAGAAAACAAGTAAATATGAAGTTATACCATCAGAACTTACATGGGAAAATGTAATACTTTCTATTTGCTTTCTGGTGTTACACTGGTGTCACGCAGCTCATCAGAAAATAACTTATAACATTAATGGTAATGCCATCTTTTAGTCAGAGTTAGAGTCAGAGTTCATGCAGCTGTGATTGTGGCGTGGAGCGCTGGTATAAatcgccaacacacacacaggactgatAACAAGTCAATCTCAGCTGTAAATTGTGAGATTTCACCCCATTcataaagcatcaaataaccaaactcagcaaaaacatgaacacttgaacaggCAGGGTTTTGGCCTACGCTGGAGCCAGCCATCAAGGGACAATACAGATAatttgacttcacttttgggagctaaCGTAACCCATATTTATTTGAAGTCTATGGTTAACACATATATGTGTTATTACCAAATTATTCACGTAAACATTTTATCTGTGTAAGCAGCATTTGCTTCCCAAACATTTTGTAAACAGCAGATGGATTCGTTATCAGTATAGTTTTTTAAGTCATGCTAAAACCACAACATACTGAGATTGGTCAATTTGCATTCAGTACACAGACGACCACACCAGACTCTGCCTGGAAATGGACTGAGATCCTCTTTTCACGACGTCTCAGTGCGGTTGTTTAATCCGCACCAGAGTATGATTAACAAATTTCATACCGGCCTACTACCGATTGTTCTAATTGGGCACCCGACTTCATTGTAAGTGAACCAAAGAGGGCTAGACCTGAAACATTGCTCAGATTCCATGCTTTTTCAATCCAGGATGAACACTAACAACATCCTGGTACGATATACATTTTAGCATCAGAGTTCATGGAAAAAAACAGGATGTCATCAGTGTTTGTTCGTGTTTTCCATCCATCAGGGTGGAGGGGCCTGCACCTGATGTGGTATGGTACTGTTTGCTCCACAGTCGATGTACTCATACGTCTCCAGGGAGAGCTGCTCATAGTGGGCCAAGTAGTAAACTGTCATCGACATCCTGCGGTACAATGAACACATTACATAAAAGAATTATAAACGTATACTGAcaaaaaagttgaaaacatGAACAGTGTAACACTGCTCTGTCTTAAAGAGATAGATGAAAAAAAgctaaattcactcattatctgctatggcgatggaggggtgggtgaagtgcttGAGTCCCTAATACActttaggagtttcaggggtaaactgttgcagccaaatccaattgaAGTAACTTCCTGAAGTCCTTCAAATGTGAAAACTCCAGTTCGACTTGAAACCGCATCATTTAGAATGTgcttttagcctaaatgtcctctgatatcctcctctggagccgcGTTCACTTCCGCACACAAGTTCTAGCCCAAGGGTATGTGCTGGGTGCACGCTAGCATCACTACTTGAAGTTGTAGCTTGTTAGAGCCAACAAAATATAGAACATTGGTCCAGTCGTTTTTGGACAATTTTATCCAATTAGCAATTGGGTGAAACTATAATAATTATCACATTAATTATGAAAGTTATATTCAAAACCATGTTTTGTGAAGTTATGaggacctttgaccaccaaattatAATCAACTTTCCTGGTTACTGGCACTTACTGCAGATGCAGATACAGGATGTGGACAGGCAGGGAAGCTTTCTTACAGTAGTTACTGCAGAGAAGAACAGAGTAACGTTAGAACAGTGCCAAGAACAGTGTTTATACTCCAGTAAAGATAACAGAGTATATTATTCTGTAACCCTTTTATTCTTATTACTGCCCTTATTTGTCTAATTTTGTGTGATCTTCAAACAGCGTTTATTATTTTCCCAGTGGTTTGGCTTCaattcttcatatttaactTGTAAACAATGTTTTGAAAggggctatataaataaagttcattatCATATTATTGTCAATCAATAAAAGTATAATTAATAGTATCTGTCAAAACAATAAGCGTTGAGCTAGACATGACAgctacatttattttgttgttttaatcctCCATGTACACACAAAGAACATTGTAGCCACTTCTTCAGGCATATTCAGTACTTTGATAATGCATCAAATCAACTGCAAATTGTCTTTGgattatatttaataaacaataataaatgtattgttaataaacaaataattaataatacatttcaaatGATGCCATTATTGGTGCATTGATCATTTGTGGCAGTGGGAAGAGCATTACACCCAAGTCATCTGGCCTGAGGTCAGTTTTTGAGTTATTCTTAGGGATCATAATCAAGGAAGTGGCAGGAAATTGTATAATGAACATTGTTACAAACATGTATGCTGTCAGGCTGCCaccatttaaacattttttttggagGGCAAGGCTTTTAAAAGGGAATGGGAGACAGATTGTTATCAGGAGTCTTAGACATTGGTTTATTGGCAGGGTACAGAAAGTCAACACAAATCTATAACATTTGCAGAATTGAAACCCCAAGAGTGATTTCTCGATATTCAAACCAAACCAGTCTTTATCGAGAAAAAGGCTCTAAATGACAACCTTATGTGCTTGAGAGAATTTTACTGTAACACAGACAACTCACCTCAAACCAGGGTCTAAGAGCTGGATGGGGATCATGAACGAATACTGTGAGGTGAGAAGAAACCAGAGGTCACACTGCCAATTGGATATCATACTATTTCAATTCTATTGGCAACAAGACTATCATCAAACTTTCCAGCACAATTTAACCAGCATGCTGCAGTATGTGGATTTGCAGATGTGATGAGAGTGTTTGTGATAAGGATGTTAATGACTCTTTTCAGCTACATGATGCTAGCTGTTTCTGTGAGGTGGGGATATCTCACCGTTGTGGTGGACAGAGGTTTGACTGAGGTGACGTTCTCAATAGACACTGTTCCCACCACCGTGTCAAAGTTGAGGGCCTGCACTGACAGATTATAGGTCTGCACTGTCGCAAAGTTGTTGTTGGTGATGTTCAACACATGCTGTAAGGGGAAAAGAAGTTGTGACTGATAGACACTACGATGAATCAAAGCAACtgacattattattgttgatcaTGTCTATTGTCATTTAAGTGTTCCTCCATTTATATAGCGTTTTATATAGTGTTCTGCATTACCAAAACCTGGTGAACTGGAGTGGAACAGCCAGTCGTAGCTTGCCCAATTATACTCATGCCTAATCTCCACTTGTCTTTAGGCTGCACTGGAAACGCCGGAACCTTGAAAAAAGTTCCAGGTACTTTTAATTGAAACAGGGctattatttacatttctacCTACCGTGATGTTAATAAGGACGTTGTTCTTGGTGAAGTAAACAAAGGATGACTTGACAGCTACTGAAGACAGCAGGACAGCgcgaggaaagaggaagaacagcACCACGGCACTGACCAGCAGGCACACACCAACAGACACAGCAACATATAACTTCCTGGGATAGAAGGAAATATGAGCTGTATCAAGTTCATAGAGTCCAATtaagttttacattttcaggTTAATCAGCTGTGTGAAGCATTTGCTTTCTTACGTGTGTCTAGGCTTCAGCCTCTGGTCATTACAGGAGATGACAGCCACCAGCTTGCTCTCCTGACCTGTAACGTGTATCAAGGTTTCATAAGATTCAACTAAAAAGAGGGGAatatatctgtctgtgtctctgcctaCAGCTCTATCCCAGGCCGCCACAGTCTAGGTAACTTATGGTGAACACTGCACACACCGTCATGTGCAACATAAGATAAACGCATAAAATTGGGATCTTTACAGATACTGTCTTGACTTGTAAAGTATCCTGTGTAATCGCTAACAGCGGCATTGTAACATGTTTATTACCTGGTGGGAAGATTTGTGCTGACACTCAAACTCTCACatactcactctctcacactttCTTAATTCTAAACCTTCCTGTTTTGAATTGGCTGTTTACTCTGCCTTTGGTTATACTggctgcagctttctttctgaaacagtAAAAGTGACCTGTAGTAATCGAGCCGCGGCAACAAAAGACCTTCTGCAGgtctcagtccacagaaccctgaagttaagacctgctgctgcacaaacaacTGTTCTCGTGcttgttcaaagttcagtgaagctcaaaGTATCCAGGACCCGGAATTGGAGagtgagttttttttccccagtcCCAGTCACCGCTTCTGGGgcacctgtttattcaatgtTTATTCATATAGAACCAAATTTGACACTGCTCTTAATGCACATGCCAAGAGTGAAGCTAATATGATAATAAGTTCTCAAGATATACAGTATACGTTCCATATACAGATTTGTGGAGTTAGTTAGTAAGTAGTTAAGTAAGTAAGTGAGTAAGTAAGTAGCTGGGTAGTTAGGTAGGTAGGCACAGATAGTGCATCCGGAAAGAATTCACAGCGCTTCactttttccaatttttttgCTCAGCCGTTTTCAGATCTCTCCAGAGATGTTCAGTCGGGTTCATGTctgggctctggctgggccactCAAGGACATTCACAGAGTTGTCCctgatttaattgttttttattttcaataaatttgcaaaaaaatcCCGAAAACTTTTTTTACGTTTTCATTCTGGGGTATTGTGTGTAgaattttgagaaaaaaaatgcaatccATTTCGGAATAAGGCTGTAACAtaacaaaatgtggaaaacgTTAAGCACTGTGAATACTTTCCGGATGCACTGTAGGACAATGTGAGCACATAACTTGTTGTTTTATAATAACGAATTAAATAACTTGATGACTTTGATGAATCAATGAGTTTATATCGTCTCATTCATCACATTACAATCACATTATCTATCCTCTACATGTGATGTGAACGTATCATCATTCTGAGGCATTTCAAGATTAAACCACAGGTACGAAACTGCAAAGCTAGACAGAAGTTTCATGCCGcctcaaagaggaaaaaacgGACATCTGCAGATGAAGTAACACAGTATATGTGTCCTGCTGCCTTTATATGGCTGAAGGTACTTGAGGGATAATATAATTGTATAGTATAAAGCAGTGGTCAAACGCCATTTCAATAATATTACTTTATATAGCAATGCAGTCCACACTACTGTTCAATACCTCTGCGTATACGTCCAGTGCCCTGGCAGGTCGGACAGGGAACAGTCTCTCCTGTGCTACATCTCCTGCTTGAATTCCGCCTCTTAATGTCTTCATTCTCAATTATTGGTTGCTGGTCTTGGCAGCTCCCTCCATTTCCTGCATTAGAAGTGCTGGGAGCAGCCCCCATACCTGAATAAAGAGGAACATTTCAGGTACTAGGGCAAAACCTGGGTGAACTCCTGGCAGAAAGAAattgtttgattttttaaattaagctGTATTAGCTATATTACAGCTATTTCAAAACATTATTCTTTTGTAAATGTATGACTTTGCCATCACAATATTatacttgatttttaacaaacaaacacacacacatacacttgtaCATTACAGTTATGTGGTAATAAAATTAACACGGAACAGAGTCCACTTGACCCCACAACCGCTTGACCCTCCTTGAATATTGTAGGTGTCAACCTAACTTTGTAAAGTGCCTTAAGacaatgtatgttgtgatttccggctatttaaatataattgaatTGTGCTGAACTGAATACTTATaataatcaatgttgtaaatattttaagtttgttgatgtgttcagctaCGTgcggcatctattgcacttctctcCGTCCTTGAAGAGGAATCCCTCACGTGTGGCTATCTGAGGTGTTTacgtttttttcccctgttaacATGGTTTTTTTTGGGGTAGATTTTCCTTACTCTTCTTGACAGTTTAGGGCACAAGATGTCGCACATTGTTAAGCCCGATCACAccaattgttatt encodes:
- the LOC133022596 gene encoding transmembrane protein 106B-like isoform X1, with the translated sequence MGAAPSTSNAGNGGSCQDQQPIIENEDIKRRNSSRRCSTGETVPCPTCQGTGRIRRGQESKLVAVISCNDQRLKPRHTKLYVAVSVGVCLLVSAVVLFFLFPRAVLLSSVAVKSSFVYFTKNNVLINITHVLNITNNNFATVQTYNLSVQALNFDTVVGTVSIENVTSVKPLSTTTCDLWFLLTSQYSFMIPIQLLDPGLSNYCKKASLPVHILYLHLQMSMTVYYLAHYEQLSLETYEYIDCGANSTIPHQVQAPPP
- the LOC133022596 gene encoding transmembrane protein 106B-like isoform X2, with translation MGAAPSTSNAGNGGSCQDQQPIIENEDIKRRNSSRRCSTGETVPCPTCQGTGRIRRGQESKLVAVISCNDQRLKPRHTKLYVAVSVGVCLLVSAVVLFFLFPRAVLLSSVAVKSSFVYFTKNNVLINITHVLNITNNNFATVQTYNLSVQALNFDTVVGTVSIENVTSVKPLSTTTYSFMIPIQLLDPGLSNYCKKASLPVHILYLHLQMSMTVYYLAHYEQLSLETYEYIDCGANSTIPHQVQAPPP